The sequence TTTTACCACGTGACTATATCACAATTTACTTAGTTATTTCTTTATGTTGGGCATTTGGGTtgtctccaatttttcatttactttgtttctttaaaaaaaaactttaagctttcatatctgaaaaaaaatttccctcTGCCTAAGTTTCCCCATTTGTGAATCGAAGATAATGATCATCCCTTTCTGAGGATGTACCAGTGTGTTCATCTTGATGTCTGGCATGTAAGAAATACTCCAGTAATGTCAGTTGTTATCAATTTTAAACTACTAAATATTGCTTATGTTCTCAATTCAATTATTTCTGTCATCCTAGATTATAATATGTCATTTCAATTTAAGACAATAAAACTGAATTGCCCGGTTCATGTGGTTAATAAATTTTGCTGCTTAAATACTTttcctgaaaacaaacaaacaaacaaaaaaaaacaaacaaattcttGATTGTGtgccaaagaaaaaaacaatttctaGCAGAGGCAGAAGCAGTTTCCCACATATTAAAGAgcttaaaattaatttcttaactattacagaaagccctaaaaCTTAACAACCATCATCACCTGCATTTTTCTTAAAGGCCCcacacatttttttcctaaacCAAGTCACATTTAAAAAGGACAACACATTAGGCAAAGTTGCAATGTCCTTCGCATTGTTACACTAAGTGTAAACCTTCTGCTTCCAGATCCCTACCATCTCTCCAGTGCCTTGCAGGCACAATGGCCTGGGCGGGAAACCAGACTTTCATCTCCCACTTCATCCTCCTGGGCCTCTTCACCCACTCGCCATTACACCTCTTCCTCTTCTCCATCATCATGATCATGTTTCTGGTGGCCCTTTCTGGCAATGGGCTCATGATCCTCCTCATCAATGTCGACTCCAGCCTCCACagccccatgtacttcttcctcagcTGGCTGTCACTCATGGACCTCATGCTCATCTCCACCATTGTGCCAAGGATGGCCGCTGACTTTCTGCTTGGCGGGGGCTCCATCTCCTTTACAGGCTGTGGACTCCAGATCCTCTTCTTCCTCACCCTCTTGGGGGATGAATGCTTCCTGTTGGCCTTCATGGCCTACGACCGCTACGTGGCCATCAGCAACCCACTGAGGTACTCAGTGGTTATGAGTCGCCAAGTCTGCTGGCTCATGGTGGCGGGGTCCTGGCTCTTTGGACTGGTGGATGGGC is a genomic window of Callospermophilus lateralis isolate mCalLat2 chromosome 5, mCalLat2.hap1, whole genome shotgun sequence containing:
- the LOC143400352 gene encoding olfactory receptor 2V1-like — translated: MAWAGNQTFISHFILLGLFTHSPLHLFLFSIIMIMFLVALSGNGLMILLINVDSSLHSPMYFFLSWLSLMDLMLISTIVPRMAADFLLGGGSISFTGCGLQILFFLTLLGDECFLLAFMAYDRYVAISNPLRYSVVMSRQVCWLMVAGSWLFGLVDGLIQAVFTLRFPYCGSQEIDHFFCEVPAVLKLACADTSLYESMIYVCCVLMLLLPFSVISASYLRILVAVLRMRSGEGRQKAFATCSSHMTVVSLFYGAAMITYMRPQAYHSAKQDKVVSAFYTMITPMLNPLIYSLRNKEVAGAFRKLLGRCPCGH